The following proteins are co-located in the Apium graveolens cultivar Ventura chromosome 5, ASM990537v1, whole genome shotgun sequence genome:
- the LOC141723674 gene encoding alpha-mannosidase I MNS5 isoform X1 — translation MLSYSHKNTSTATWAIMFLLISPTIFFTSSISALDPRWAAKRKRMSLKVRDMFYHAYDNYLTHAFPHDELKPMSKSFTDSLSELGNLKLEHLSEQYKGLALTLIESLSSLVIMGNITEFERAVYWLADNLAFDVDVRVNLFECNIRVLGGLVSAHILATDSTNRLGQRVYNNELLSLAQDLGQRFLPAFDTPTGLPYAWVNLKYGVMENETPETSTSGCGSLILEMGALSRLTGDGRYENAALRALRKLWSMRSSLNLLGTTLDVETGNWIEHSSGIGAGVDSFYEYLIKAHILFGKDEFWMMFQSAYLGVQKYFRHGPWYHEADMRTGMATYWQLTSLQAFWPGVQVFVGDIAAANSSHREFFHVWEKYGVLPERYLLDQQVVHPTERYYPLRPELAESTFYLYQATKDPWYMEVGESMLNSLNQYTKVEGGFASIKDVATMQLEDHQHSFFLAETCKYLYLLFDDSFLSGRNYIFTTEGHPLPVLSSWHERLPQTYLPSNWTSFESIHQARQTSAMSSRICPAIPLNSQHPNQQIESACHVLDAREDHRCLTDEDCGVDGMSCRRRSCSVAGYCGLWLRL, via the exons ATGTTGTCATACAGTCATAAAAACACATCAACAGCAACATGGGCTATCATGTTTTTATTGATTTCTCCGACCATTTTCTTTACCTCGTCAATATCTGCACTTGATCCCAGATGGGCTGCTAAAAGGAAGCGCATGAGTCTCAAAGTTCGAGATAT GTTTTATCATGCCTATGATAACTACTTGACACATGCTTTTCCG CATGATGAACTTAAACCTATGTCCAAATCGTTCACGGACTCCCTTAGCGAGCTTGGCAATTTGAAG CTTGAACACTTATCGGAACAGTACAAGGGATTAGCCCTTACACTTATAGAGTCATTATCGAG TCTCGTTATTATGGGGAACATCACAGAGTTTGAAAGAGCAGTCTATTGGCTAGCTGACAACCTTGCATTTGATGTTGATGTAAGGGTCAATCTGTTTGAG TGCAACATAAGAGTTCTTGGAGGACTTGTTTCTGCTCATATTCTTGCAACTGATTCTACGAACAGGTTGGGTCAAAGAGTTTACAACAACGAGCTGCTCAGCCTTGCTCAAGATTTAGGGCAAAGATTTCTTCCGGCATTTGATACACCCACTGGATTGCCATATGCATGGGTTAATCTGAAG TATGGCGTAATGGAGAATGAGACACCCGAGACAAGCACGTCCGGATGTG GTTCACTTATTCTAGAAATGGGAGCATTATCACGGTTAACTGGCGATGGCAGATATGAAAATGCCGCTTTGCGTGCACTTCGTAAATTGTGGAGCATGCGTAGTTCTTTGAATCTCTTAGGAACCACTCTGGATGTGGAAACGGGGAATTGGATTGAACACTCATCCGGAATTGGTGCTG GTGTTGATTCTTTTTATGAGTATCTGATCAAAGCACACATTCTTTTTGGGAAGGATGAATTTTGGATGATGTTTCAGTCTGCTTATCTTGGTGTGCAAAAATATTTCAGACATGGTCCATG GTACCATGAAGCTGATATGAGGACTGGAATGGCAACTTATTGGCAACTTACTAGCCTACAAGCATTTTGGCCTGGAGTACAG GTTTTTGTTGGGGATATCGCAGCCGCTAATTCTTCACACCGCGAGTTTTTTCATGTGTGGGAGAAATATGGTGTACTACCCGAAAG GTATCTGTTGGATCAGCAAGTGGTACACCCAACCGAGAGATATTATCCTTTACGCCCTGAGTTAGCAGAGTCCACATTTTACCTTTATCAAGCAACTAAAG ATCCCTGGTACATGGAAGTGGGGGAATCAATGCTAAACTCTCTTAACCAATACACCAAGGTTGAAGGTGGATTTGCAAGCATTAAAGATGTGGCAACTATGCAATTAGAAGATCATCAGCACAGTTTCTTTCTTGCTGAAAC GTGCAAGTATCTATATCTTCTCTTTGATGACTCATTCTTGTCTGGTCGGAATTACATATTCACAACTGAAGGTCATCCTCTTCCAGTTCTGAGTTCTTGGCATGAGAGGCTTCCCCAGACATACCTCCCAAGCAACTGGACTTCTTTTGAG AGTATACATCAAGCTAGACAAACAAGTGCAATGTCCTCACGCATATGTCCGGCTATTCCATTGAACTCACAACATCCTAATCAACAGATTGAGAGTGCTTGCCATGTGTTGGATGCTCGTGAAGATCACAGATGTCTAACTGACGAGGATTGTGGGGTTGACGGTATGAGTTGTAGGCGAAGAAGTTGCAGTGTAGCTGGTTATTGTGGCCTATGGTTGCGACTATGA
- the LOC141723674 gene encoding alpha-mannosidase I MNS5 isoform X2: MLSYSHKNTSTATWAIMFLLISPTIFFTSSISALDPRWAAKRKRMSLKVRDMFYHAYDNYLTHAFPHDELKPMSKSFTDSLSELGNLKLEHLSEQYKGLALTLIESLSSLVIMGNITEFERAVYWLADNLAFDVDVRVNLFECNIRVLGGLVSAHILATDSTNRLGQRVYNNELLSLAQDLGQRFLPAFDTPTGLPYAWVNLKYGVMENETPETSTSGCGSLILEMGALSRLTGDGRYENAALRALRKLWSMRSSLNLLGTTLDVETGNWIEHSSGIGAGVDSFYEYLIKAHILFGKDEFWMMFQSAYLGVQKYFRHGPWYHEADMRTGMATYWQLTSLQAFWPGVQVFVGDIAAANSSHREFFHVWEKYGVLPERYLLDQQVVHPTERYYPLRPELAESTFYLYQATKDPWYMEVGESMLNSLNQYTKVEGGFASIKDVATMQLEDHQHSFFLAETSSSSSSEFLA; this comes from the exons ATGTTGTCATACAGTCATAAAAACACATCAACAGCAACATGGGCTATCATGTTTTTATTGATTTCTCCGACCATTTTCTTTACCTCGTCAATATCTGCACTTGATCCCAGATGGGCTGCTAAAAGGAAGCGCATGAGTCTCAAAGTTCGAGATAT GTTTTATCATGCCTATGATAACTACTTGACACATGCTTTTCCG CATGATGAACTTAAACCTATGTCCAAATCGTTCACGGACTCCCTTAGCGAGCTTGGCAATTTGAAG CTTGAACACTTATCGGAACAGTACAAGGGATTAGCCCTTACACTTATAGAGTCATTATCGAG TCTCGTTATTATGGGGAACATCACAGAGTTTGAAAGAGCAGTCTATTGGCTAGCTGACAACCTTGCATTTGATGTTGATGTAAGGGTCAATCTGTTTGAG TGCAACATAAGAGTTCTTGGAGGACTTGTTTCTGCTCATATTCTTGCAACTGATTCTACGAACAGGTTGGGTCAAAGAGTTTACAACAACGAGCTGCTCAGCCTTGCTCAAGATTTAGGGCAAAGATTTCTTCCGGCATTTGATACACCCACTGGATTGCCATATGCATGGGTTAATCTGAAG TATGGCGTAATGGAGAATGAGACACCCGAGACAAGCACGTCCGGATGTG GTTCACTTATTCTAGAAATGGGAGCATTATCACGGTTAACTGGCGATGGCAGATATGAAAATGCCGCTTTGCGTGCACTTCGTAAATTGTGGAGCATGCGTAGTTCTTTGAATCTCTTAGGAACCACTCTGGATGTGGAAACGGGGAATTGGATTGAACACTCATCCGGAATTGGTGCTG GTGTTGATTCTTTTTATGAGTATCTGATCAAAGCACACATTCTTTTTGGGAAGGATGAATTTTGGATGATGTTTCAGTCTGCTTATCTTGGTGTGCAAAAATATTTCAGACATGGTCCATG GTACCATGAAGCTGATATGAGGACTGGAATGGCAACTTATTGGCAACTTACTAGCCTACAAGCATTTTGGCCTGGAGTACAG GTTTTTGTTGGGGATATCGCAGCCGCTAATTCTTCACACCGCGAGTTTTTTCATGTGTGGGAGAAATATGGTGTACTACCCGAAAG GTATCTGTTGGATCAGCAAGTGGTACACCCAACCGAGAGATATTATCCTTTACGCCCTGAGTTAGCAGAGTCCACATTTTACCTTTATCAAGCAACTAAAG ATCCCTGGTACATGGAAGTGGGGGAATCAATGCTAAACTCTCTTAACCAATACACCAAGGTTGAAGGTGGATTTGCAAGCATTAAAGATGTGGCAACTATGCAATTAGAAGATCATCAGCACAGTTTCTTTCTTGCTGAAAC GTCATCCTCTTCCAGTTCTGAGTTCTTGGCATGA
- the LOC141723676 gene encoding calmodulin-binding protein 60 A, producing MSQKRHQPLLQDHDGCSSDDMRRKSPRNAMREVMKFRNLQQHIVPVLEPLIRKIVKEEVDLAVRRHMNCMNWESSSEEMQPPDSKNLQLQFSESVSLPVFTGSRIEGDQGTAMEVTLVDAASGQVVTRGPASSANVEIVVLEGDFDGNEGENWTTEDFKNNLVKERAGKKALLTGDALLTLQNGVGLVGEIFFTDNSSWTRSRKFRLGARVVDNNNGTRVREAKTESFIVRDHRGELYKKHHPPLLSDEVWRLEKISKDGAFHKRLSAENVKSVKDFLTLLFLDPAKLRDILGAGMSAKMWEVTVDHARTCELGRKVHLYWHTAEKKTAVVFNVVGQVMGMLLECQFVSSDKLSETELAEAQRLVIIAFKQWEEVTSYDDETFLVDGFPLLPNVYHPTNSSPLAESSNIIDISSLDGITDYPQLNTSAPTIMPSIYSIGCSSTVDEYGIHLLESINSRFDQSMIFPNQATESLISDPEPFTPALSDEHLQYLDTDFSLQNASLGSQSDQHGLVDGFMYAHSAAAVAIVKAHRRWIILFSVLRWFSILRIVAKKSM from the exons ATGTCGCAGAAGCGACATCAACCTTTGTTGCAAGACCACGATGGTTGTAGCTCTGATGATATGCGCCGCAAATCTCCTAGAAA TGCAATGCGCGAAGTGATGAAGTTTCGAAATCTTCAGCAACATATTGTGCCAGTATTGGAGCCTTTGATCAGGAAAATT GTTAAAGAGGAAGTTGATTTGGCTGTGAGAAGGCATATGAACTGTATGAACTG GGAATCTTCTAGTGAGGAGATGCAACCTCCTGACTCAAAGAACTTACAATTACAATTCTCAGAGAGTGTTTCACTTCCAGTATTCACCGGATCTCGTATTGAAGGAGATCAAGGCACTGCCATGGAAGTAACTTTAGTTGATGCTGCATCTGGGCAGGTTGTTACTAGAGGACCTGCATCTTCGGCAAATGTTGAAATTGTCGTTCTTGAGGGTGACTTTGATGGTAATGAAGGTGAGAACTGGACAACTGAGGATTTTAAAAATAACCTTGTCAAGGAGAGGGCAGGGAAAAAGGCTCTTCTTACTGGGGATGCATTACTGACTCTTCAAAATGGGGTTGGTTTAGTTGGCGAGATCTTTTTTACAGATAACTCAAGCTGGACAAGAAGCCGCAAGTTCAGGTTGGGGGCAAGAGTTGTGGATAATAATAATGGAACTAGAGTAAGAGAAGCAAAGACAGAGTCATTCATTGTCAGGGATCACCGTGGAGAAT TATATAAGAAACATCATCCCCCATTGCTATCTGACGAGGTTTGGCGGCTAGAGAAGATCAGCAAAGACGGGGCTTTTCACAAACGTTTGAGTGCAGAAAATGTTAAGTCTGTCAAGGATTTTCTGACCTTACTCTTCCTAGACCCTGCAAAGCTCCGTGAT ATCCTTGGTGCGGGAATGTCTGCTAAAATGTGGGAGGTTACTGTAGATCATGCTAGGACGTGTGAACTTGGTAGGAAAGTACATCTGTACTGGCACACAGCCGAGAAAAAGACTGCTGTGGTCTTCAATGTTGTAGGACAAGTGATGGGAATGTTATTAGAATGTCAATTTGTTTCTTCCGATAAGCTATCTGAAACAGAATTG GCCGAAGCCCAACGTTTGGTAATAATAGCATTCAAACAATGGGAGGAAGTAACCTCTTATGATGATGAGACCTTTCTTGTTGATGGATTTCCGTTGTTACCCAATGTTTATCACCCTACAAACTCATCACCACTGGCTGAGAGCTCTAATATCATTGATATTTCTTCTCTCGATGGAATCACTGATTATCCACAACTGAATACCTCTGCTCCAACTATAATGCCTTCTATATATTCCATTGGTTGCTCTAGTACCGTTGACGAATATGGCATACATCTTCTTGAATCCATAAATTCAAGGTTCGACCAATCTATGATTTTCCCAAATCAGGCCACAGAATCCTTGATCTCTGATCCTGAGCCTTTCACTCCAGCACTAAGCGATGAACATCTACAATATCTTGACACTGATTTCTCTCTTCAGAATGCAAGTCTAGGATCACAATCCGATCAACATGGCTTGGTTGACGGTTTCATGTATGCTCATTCTGCAGCAGCTGTTGCCATTGTCAAAGCTCACAGGAGATGGATAATTCTCTTCAGTGTTCTTAGGTGGTTCTCAATACTGAGGATTGTGGCAAAGAAATCCATGTAA
- the LOC141659922 gene encoding uncharacterized protein LOC141659922: MVIWYQLLYAVNHVSKILQSEDMQIYVAIRELKGLLSFLQNYREVGFQEAMVEATEIAHKMEVKSIFVEKCVVHRKRQFDESTDEDVTQSAEENFKNNSFLYIIDQDISSFGTRFQQLQSFEENFGILWNFEKLKSIEPEKLRTFCDNLANITNYGENSDLNGDDLYEDLCMLRRNLPEGTQSAIDVLTYIKEMEGSFPNAWIAYRILLTIQVTVAYAEQSFSKLKLIKSYLHSTMSQERLSGLAIYQ; this comes from the exons ATGGTGATTTGGTATCAATTATTATATGCAGTTAATCATGTTAGCAAAATTCTTCAAAGTGAAGACATGCAAATTTATGTTGCTATCAGAGAATTAAAAGGtctcctttcatttcttcaaaattATAGAGAAGTTGGATTTCAGGAAGCTATGGTTGAAGCTACTGAGATTGCCCATAAGATGGAAGTTAAATCGATATTTGTGGAAAAGTGTGTGGTTCACAGAAAAAGGCAATTTGATGAGAGCACGGATGAAGATGTGACACAATCAGCTGAGgaaaattttaagaataattctTTTCTCTACATTATTGATCAAGATATTTCATCATTTGGTAccag GTTTCAACAATTACAAAGTTTTGaagaaaattttggaattttatgGAATTTTGAGAAGTTAAAGTCCATTGAGCCTGAAAAGTTGAGGACCTTTTGTGATAATCTTGCAAACATTACAAATTATGGTGAGAATTCAGATCTTAATGGTGATGATTTATATGAAGACTTGTGTATGTTGCGCCGAAATTTGCCAGAAGGTACACAGAGTGCTATAGACGTGTTGACATACATCAAAGAGATGGAAGGTAGCTTCCCAAATGCCTGGATTGCTTATAGGATTCTTCTAACGATACAGGTTACTGTTGCTTATGCAGAACAAAGTTTTTCAAAGTTGAAACTGATAAAATCCTACCTCCATTCAACTATGTCTCAAGAAAGGTTAAGTGGCTTAGCTATTTATCAATAG